The Hordeum vulgare subsp. vulgare chromosome 7H, MorexV3_pseudomolecules_assembly, whole genome shotgun sequence DNA window cgtaacgatatcatgaatttcaaggaacttgatcatgaacacgttgcacaatcttgggagaggatgaagcttatgattagaaattgtcccgctcatggcttgagtttgtggatgattatacaaatcttttacgctggcttgaatctcgcttctcgcaatatcttggactccgcctcaggtggaacgttcatggaaatcacgttaggaaatgctacaaaactcctagacaatatcatgaccaactactctcagtggcacactgaaaggtcgcctgctagcaaaaaggtgcacgctatagaagaaattaactcgcttagtgctaagatggacgagttgatgaatttggttggtagtacaaacgctactgtagatcctaatgacatgccgctatcttctttgattgggatttgcaacgctagtttggacgtgaattttgttggtagaaacaattttggcaacaataatgcttttagaggaaactatgttcctaggcctttttctagtaactcctctaacaattatggcaattcctgcggcaacacttatggaaatcacaacaaattaccctatgatctagagagtaatatcaaagagttcatcaactctccaaatattttcaatgtgtccatagaggaaaaactactcaaaatagacgatttggctaaaagcgttgataggatgtcttgtgatattgatgctttgaaagttagatgcgctcctcccaaggtcaacttggatgaaactttgaaagctatgcgtatctccatgaatgagagcaaagaaagaaccgcccaaattcgcgctagacatgaatggtttaaaagggtgcgttctagtgatgcaaatcacgaagatctaaaagtgcttggtgtgtatcctcttgaatctttgttttcgcgtgtcaaacccacTTAtgtaggggctggatatgaatccactttggttgaaaaacgcccaatGATGCGgagaccacctatcttgatgataaaggtgtggagagtggagtagaagaagtcaaaattttgggtagtaatgaaactcccacttttgatttcaaggaattcaattatgataattgctccttgtttgaatgcatttctttgatgcaatccattgcaaactctccacatgcttatagccaaagcaaagcctttaccgtgcatatcgtagatgctatgatgaaatctcttgaagaaaagctcaaactagaagtctcgatacctagaaaacttcatgatgagtgggaacctactatcaaaatcaagataaaaaactatgagtgcaatgctttgtgtgatttgggtgctagtgtttccgcgattccaaagtctttatgtgatattcttggttttcatgagattgaagagtgttgtcttaatttgcatcttgtggattctactatcaagaaacccatggggaggattgatgatgttcttattgttgcaaataataactatgtacccgtggatttcattgtacttgacatagattgcaatccttcatgtcccattattcttggtagacctttcctaagggctattggtgctatcatcgatatgaaggaagggaatattatatttcaatttcctttaaagaagggcatggagcacattcctagaaagaaaataagattgccttatgaatctatgatgagggctacctatggtttgagcaccaaagatgactatacgtgattccatcacttttcgcctagctaagggcgttaaacaaaagcgcttgctgggaggcaaccccatgaatctatcctttttctttctgttttgtgttttctacactttcataattctcttatgattgtgttttttgtgtttatttttgcgtttgtgacaagcaaaaccgttatgattagtcttggggatgatcgtttggtcatgctggaaaagacagaaactttctgctcacgaaaagaattttcatttttttatgtaagagcttttgagttaattatttttgcttctgatttctacgcaaattcttcagactgtcgtaatgtttcagaatttttgaagtaccagagctatacgaaatatacagatttctatagactggtctgctgttaacagattctgtttttgttgtgttggttgcttatttcgatgaaactatggatagtatcgggggggtattagccatggaagattgaaaatacagtaacccaacatcagcacaagtagaatttaagtttgctacagtacctaaggaagtggtggtttgctttctcatactaatgttatcacgagtttctatttaagtttcgtgttgtgaagttttgaagttttgggtgaagttcttatggacaaaaagataaagagtggcaagagctcaagcttggggatgcccaaggcaccccaagagattcaaggatgccgtaaaagcctaagcttggggatgccccaggaaggcatcccctctctcccgtcttcaatccatcggtaacgttacttggggctatatttttattcaccatttgttatgtgttttttcttggagctacttgtatcgtaggagtcttttatttttttgttgtgtcacaatcatccttgctgcacacctatatagagagacatgcactcaccttgattttgtcgagcttcacttatatcttttggtagacaattcagctcacatgtgcttcacttatatcttttgagctagatacttttgctctatgtgcttcacttatatcttttagagcacatcggtgcgtggcttggtagttgatctatgctttgaaagtagtctcaaaaggggtagttatccaaagggatacgaaaacttccaccttcatgtgcattgaatagttagagaagtttgattcatctcaattagttttgagttgtggttatggtaatattgaagtcatgctagtaaggtgttgtggatctagaaatacttgtgttgaagttaatgattcccgtagcatgcacgtatggtgaaccgctatgtgatgaagtctgagcatgattagtatattgattgtcatcctttgagtggcggtcgggatcacgagatggtttatacctaccaaccattcccctaggagtatgcgttgaatgctttgtttcgattactaataaaacttttgcaacaagtatatgagttcttcatgactaatgttgagtccatggtttagatgcacttttaccttccaccatcactatcttcttagtgtcgtgcaactttcgccggtgcacaaaacccactattagcctccctcaaaacagccaccatacctacctactatggcttttcaaagtcattctgagatatattgccatgcaactaccaccatgacatgtgccaccacgtctacattgccattgcatgatcataagatagctagcgtgatgtttccattaatgtctatgccatgctagatcattgccacggtacactaccgaaggcattccatatagtgtcatagtttctctaagttttgagttgaaagtgtgatgatcatcattaatggagcattgtcccatgtgaggaaataaaataggccaaagaagcccaccaaaaaaactagGCCAAAGAGCGcaccaaattaaaaaaaatgagagaaaaagagagaagggacaatgctaccaccttttccacacttgtgcatattaagcaccatgatcttcatgattgagagtctctcgttttgtcaccaccatatagctagtgggaaattttccttatataacttggcttgtatattccaatgataggcttcctcaaaattgccttagttcttcatgagcaagcaagttggatgcacacccaccagttttctttaagagctttcacatactcgtagctctagtgcatcatttgtatggcaatacctactcattcacattgatatctattggtgagcatctccacagctcattgatatgcctggttaatgtgactatcttctcctttttgtcttgcaaccatggctcacgctcatgtattgcgtgatagttgaaagggtttgagaaagtaaaggtgtgaaacaattacttggccaataccggggttgtgcatgatttaaattcgttgtgcaatgatgatagagcatagccagactatatgcttttgtagggataactttcttttggccttgttattttgaaagttcatgattaccttgctagtttgcttgaactattattgtttccacgtcaatagaaaactattgttttgaatctaatggatctgaacattcacgtcacataagaagaattacaaaggacacctatgctaggtagcatgaaatcatcaaaaattcattctttatcacttccctactcgaggatgagcaggagttaagcttggggatgcttgatacgtctcaaacgtatctataatttttgatggtttcacgctgttatcttgtcttatttggatgttttatgtaccttttatacttttttcggactaacttattaattcagtgccaagtgctagttcctgttttttccgtgtttttgactcttttcagatctgattttggaacggagtccaaacggaagaaaaaccccgaaatgattttgactcttttcagatctgacctagatccttggcctatatattcccaaatattccgtaaaaaatcaggggagcctcgaaaatacttttccgccgccgcaagcttccattttcgcgagatctcatcggtgacccttctcggcgccttgccggaggggactttggagttggagggcttcttcatcatcatcatcgcccttccaatgactcgtgagtagttcacttcagacctacgggtccgtagttagtagctagatggcttcttctctctcttggatcttcaatacaaagttctccatgatcttcatggagatctatccgatgtaatcttctttggcggtgtgtttgtcgagatccgatgaattgtggatttgtgatcagattatctatgatatatatttgagtctttgctgatttcttatatgcatgattttatatccttgtaagtctctccgagtcttgggttttgtttggccaactagatctatgattcttgcaatgggagaagtgcttggttttgggttctaccatgtggtgacctttcccagtgacagtaggggcagcaaggcacacatcaagtagttgccatcaagggtaaaaagatggggtttttatcattgttttgagattatccctctacatcatgtcatcttgcttaaggcgttactctattcttatggacttaatacactagatgcatgctggatagcggtcgacgtgtggagtaatagtagtagatgcagaaagtatcggtctacttgtttcggacatgatgcctatagatataatcattgcatagatatcgtcacgactttgcgaggttctatcaattgctcgacggtaatttgttcacccactgtctacttgctttcatgagagaagccactagtaaacactacggcccccgggtctattcacatccatcgtttacacctacgcttttactttgctttgttactttgttgctttcagttctcacttggcaaacaatctataagggattgacaaccccttcatagcgttgggagcaagcttttgtgtttgtgcaggatcttgagatactcctccactggattgataccttagttctcaaactgagggaaatacttaccaccgctgtgctacatcaccctttccgcttcgagggaacaccaacgcaaggctccaaggccacggggaaaatcctttgcatacttgcctaggaagtcccttaaggcatagccgcagctgaaggattcctggtgccgtcgacatgactattcttggcgctgttgcaagggaagcacaactgacatcaagcaCGCTTCTCCGACAACTCCGGTGCGGCATCACGCCAAGGTGGTGACTGTGGTGATCGCAAGTTCGAGTACTGCCAAATCTGCAAGGAGAGTGGGCATGGAGCATGGCGCTGCAGGAAGCGCTATGAccgcaactacaacaacaacgtccgTAACCCTACgggcggtggaggtggaggtggtggaaACGGATCCGCCAACGCTGCTCACTTGTATGGAGTGGATACCAATTGGTATCTTGACACCGGCGCAACCGATCATGTAACGGGAGAACTGGAGAAACTTGTTGTCCATGACCGCTACACCGGCACAGAACAAATCCACACAGCTAGTGGTCAAGGTATGAGCATTTCCCATGTTGGTCATTCAGTTTTGTTAACCCCTCATGGCTCATTAGAtcttaacaatatccttcattctACCCGAGCCGACAAAAGTCTCCTTTCTGCCTACCAACTCATGCTTGATAATCATGCCTTTCTTGAAGTTTACCCTGAAATTGTTTTTGTTAAGGATCGGGGCACTCGGAGAACCATTCTTCAAAGCAAGAGTAGGGGTGGCTTGTTCCTAGTCTCTGGCCATCAAGAGGTTCCTCATCCACAAGCCCTTGGTGTGGTCAAACCATCTACCTCACGGTGGCACAAACGCTTAGGGCATCCTACCTTACCGGTGGTCCAGAAAGTTCTTCGTGATTTTTGTCTTCCTGTCTCCAATAAAAAAGATCATTTGCTAGTATGTGATTCGTGTCAAAAAGCGAAGAGCCATCAGTTTCCCTATTCTTGTTCCAATAGTGTGTCAAAGTTTCCCTTAGAACTTGTCTTCTCACATGTATGGGGTCCTGGATCCGTTTCTGTAGGCAGACAAAAATATTATGTGATTTTTATAGATGATTTCAGTAAATTTAGATGGATTTATTTACTCAAAAACAAATCTGACGTCTTTGAGAAATTTCATCTCTTTCAAGAACTTGTTGACGGCAATTTGATCGTAAAATTCTTGCTATGCAAACCGATTGGGGAGGAGAATATCAACAcctaaaccccttctttgagcgcATTGGGATTGCTCACCATGTTTCGTGTCCCCACGCTCATCAGCAAAATGGATCCGCTGAAAGGAAGCATCACCACATTGTGGAAGTTGGCCTCTCACTTCTTGCTCATGCTTTTATGCccttaaaattttgggatgaagcctTCTCCACTGCTGTCTATCTTATCAATTGTGTCCCTAGTAGAGTTATTCACAATCAAACACTTCTTGAACGTCTCTATGGCATCAAACCAAACTACAATTTTCTTCGCATCTTTGGTTTGTCGTTTGGCCTAACTTACGCCCTTTCAACAAACATAAGCTTGAATTTAGGTCCAAGCAATGTGTCTTCTTGGGGTATAACACTATGCACAAAGGATACAAGTGTCTTGATGTAGCCTCTGGTCGGGTCTATGTTTCACGTGATGTGGTGTTTGATGAGCAAGTTTTTCCCTTTGCACAACTTCATCCCAATGTAGGTGCACAACTCCGCAAGGAgctcattttgctgccctcccacCTTCTCCCTTCAGCGCAACTACCTCTAGGAGAAGGGGACAATACTGTTGACAATATGCCAATGTCTCATACCTCTACCTCTGATAATTTTTCGTATGCAAGTTTGCAGGAAAACGATGTTGAAAATAGCGCAAacatgcatgatttcatgtctCCAAACAATGCAGGTTCTTCCATAGAAAATACGGTGGCATCTGCCTCGGGATCCGCCCCGGGATCTGTTGTGCCAGGCGCATCCACCTCGGGACTTGGCGCGTGAGGCGCTGCTGTGCCAGGTGCATCCGCCTCAGGTCTTGGAGCGCCAGGTGCTGCGCCGTTGGCCGGGCCCTCGGGTGctgcgacaggaagggtgctggtcGGCCTCTCAGGCGCGGGGACAGGTGGGTCCCCGACATGTGCCGCTGCCCAATCTCCACTGGCCAGAATAGGGCCAGGTGGGTTGGGGGTTGGGTCCTCGAGCGCGGCGCCAGGTGGATCGCCCGCGTCAGGCTCGAACGCGGCGTCAGGTGGGTCGCCAGCGCGTGGCGCAGACTCGCATGCAGGCCTGCATGCAGACGACACGTCCCCAACCGAATCTCTACAGGAGTCGCTACAGGAGTCTACCTCCGGATCCTCTGCGAACTCCGGATCTGCTGTTTCTTCTTCGTCAAACCGCCTTCAGCAACAGCTTTCACGCCCAGCCCTGCCTCCACCTGAGCATGCACACACCAGATCTCAGGGTGGGGTTATCAAACCAAAGGTATATCATGATGGTTGTATCCGTTGGGGCTCATTTTGTGCCACAGGTGAACCACAGACTTTAAAAGAAGCGCTTGGTGAACCTCGATGGAGGGAGGCAATGAATGAGGAGTTTTCtgctctcatgaaaaacaagacttGGCGCTTAGTCCCTCCGGCCACGGGCAGAAATATCATTGATTGCAAATGGGTTTATAAGGTAAAAAGGAAATCTGATGGCAGTGTTGACATGTATAAAGCACACCTGGTTGCCAAGGGGTTTAAACAAATGTATGGAATTGACTATGAGGACACGTTAGTCCTGTAGTTAAAGCTGCTACGATTAGGTTGATCCTTTCTGTTGCAGTATGTCGAAATTGGTGCATGAGACAACTAGATGTGAAGAATGCGTTCttgcatggtgttctggaagaggaagtgtTCATATGGCAACCTCCTGGGTATGAAAATCCTAACTCACCTCACCATGTGTGCAAGCTTGAGAACGCATTATATGGGTTGAAACAGGCACCTAGGGCTTGGTACTCTCGGCTGTCTTCAAAACTACAATCTCTAGGTTTGTTTCCATCCAAGGGAGATACCTCACTTTAATTTTCTTCTATCATAAGCATGGAATAactatttttatgctcatttatgttgatgatattgtggtcaCAAGTTCCTCCCCTCAAACGGTGGAGGCTCTCCTTAAGGATCTAGGCAAGGATTTTACACTTAAGGATCTTGGGGATTTGTACttcttccttggcattgaggtaaaACGTGTACATACTGGAATCCTTTTGTCACAAGAAAAGTATGTACAGAAAATACTCCAGCGAATAGGGATGAAGGGATGTAAACCTTCTACCACTCCCTTGTCTATTTCTGAAAATCTGTCTCTTCATGATGGAGAAATATTGGAAGCAGAGGACTCCACCCAATACAGGAGTATTGTAGGCGCATTACAATACTTGACACTGACTAGGCCTGATATTTCATACTCAGTAAATAAAGTGCGCTAGTTTTTACATGCTCCTACTAGTGTACATTGGACAACAGTAAAGAGGATACTGAGATATCTTCAGGGAACAAAGAGTCATGGACTTAAAATTAGCAAAATAGATTCTATGCTTGTGAGTGCTTTCTCAGATGCAGATTGGGCAGGGTGTCCTGATGATAGAAGATCCACTGGAGGTTTTGCTGTCTTTCTTAGAGGTAATCTAGTCTCATGGAGCGTTCGTAAGCAACCTATAGTGTCCAGGTCAAGTACTGAAGATGAGTATAAGGCCTTAGCCAATGCAACTGCTGAGATTGTTTGGGTTCAGAATTTGTTGACATAATTGGGTGTTCGACATCCAAGGGCAGCCTCATTGCggtgtgataatcttggtgcAACATATCTGTCTGTTAATCCTATTTTTCAGGCCAGGACAAAGCACATTGAGATTGATTATCATTTTGTTCGAGAACGAGTAGCACACAAGCTATTGAATATTAGATTTGTACCAACTGGTGATCAAGTTGCAGATGGTTTTACTAAACCACCTACTGTTCGGCAGTTAGAGGCATTTAGAAACAATCTCAACTTAGATAGTTGTAGTTGAGGGGGAGTGTTAAACATTGTAATGTATATCCGGTGTAGAAATAAACCGGTTTAAGTTGTAGTTCTGGTAGGTTGTTGAGACATGACTTGTAGATCAATCCAACATCTAACCACCCTGTAATCTTCATGTAACCCTAGCCGGCCATGTGCCTATATTAACACGACGACGCCCCTGCTAAGATACAAGCGTTATCTCATCTGTTTTCACAGCTATACTGTAGATATGTTGATTAGGAAGCTGACGGATTACTTCAAAGATAAGACTGGGGAGTTGTTGCACTTGCCCTACACATCATATGATCAATCAACCCACGATAAAACGTTGTCATGCTCTTGCATGTTTCGTCTTACTTGACATACGTTAATTTATGCTCTCTGATTCATCACTTCCTTTTTTTGGTCATTACATAGGTATCTTGTCATGATTGATGATCTATGGAGTGTTCAAGATTAGGAgatcatcagcgactgttttccgGAGAACAATCTCGATAGTTGTATCATCACCACAACAAGAATTGAGGCTGTTGCAAACGCTGCACGTGACCATGTTTGCATGACTTGCCCTCTCGATGAAGCCGATGCCGAAACTTTGTTTTGCTGAAGAATTGTTTGGCAGTGTGGGTGGGTGCCCTCCCCGTTTGAAGGATGTTTCTGTTAAAACTCGTTCATCGGATTGTTTACATTAAATCACGACGAACACGCGCACACAAAAAGTTTTGGCCAAAGACACGTGTCATGCCTTTCTTttccctctttttattttttccttttctcaaCTCACCATGTACAAACTCATGACGCACGCCTATGCCTGTGTATATATACACCTCCGGCATAAAGTAAACACAACCAAGCACGACTTGGTTTACAACTCGACTAGAACTCTTGCGTGAAAACTAGTCCTAAGCCTAGACCTATACTACTCGGACTCACTAGTACTTATACATGGCTAAGAGCGAAGCCGTGTACAGCATGGACAAAGACTACAAAACCGACTCAAGTACAAAAACTCACCATCCAAGTGCTCTGGAAAAGAAAGGCATGACGCGTACCTTTGGCCAAAAGTTGTTGTGTGTGTATGTTCGTTgtgatttaatatgaacaattcGATGAACGAGTTCCAACAATTGATATCTAGAACAAGGtcgatatatatatacacatgcaTAGGCATCCGTCATGAGTTTGTACATGGTGAGTtgagaaaaggagaaaataataACAGCGAAAAGAAAGGCATGACACGTGTCTTTGGCCAAAAGTTTATGTGTGCGCGTGTTCACCGTGATTTGATGTGAACGATCCGATGGACGAGTTCCAACAGTGTCAAcacaaatgtttgagaaagtgtgtgtgtgtggggggggggggggttgccatTCTCTATAGTGAGCGTGGGTGACTTGTTAGCCAGCAAGGCGCACACAAGGGATGAGTTTGAGCGGTCTGGCCTGGAATGGCGGGCCAATTCAAAGCTAGAAGACATGAAACAGATAATCAAGCTTAGCTACAACGATCTTCCTGCTCATCTCAAACCATGTTGTATCTGAGCATATTTCCTGAGAACCATGAGATCAAAATAGAGCGGCTTACGAGGCGATTAACTGCAGAAGGTCTCATCAGTGAATGGTGTTGCAGAAACATGGAGAAAAGAGCGACAAACTACATAATTGTGCTTATTGCCAGAAACTTAATCCAGCCATCGGAGCTGCATTGTTCACCGGCTATAATACATATTTTCATCGGGCATTTCAGCTTTGGTACACATTCTAAGTTACATATGATGTGAACTATGACTGTGCTTGTGCACACATTTCATTCATTCATTCCACACAGGCAGCGCAGCTACATTGTGGATTGAGCAAGTTAACCGATCAGCTCCTTGCAGTTCTAAAGTTGGCCTCCTTAAACCACCTAAGCCGAAGTGCGCTCCTGGCCGTGAGCCTTTTTTCAGGGTTGCAACGCAGAAGGCCGCTCAAGACCTCGAAACCAGCTTCTGATAGTGGAGGCCGGCCTCTGATCCTAGCCTCAGCAGGAGACGGGAACATAGACCACAGAGAGCTTTCCAGTGACCATCCGCCAGGCAGTTGCCGCCCATCGTAGCCTGACCATTCCTTGATGTCTGCGGTGCCAAGAAGGTCCAAGATCTCGCTGAAGTGGTCCATGTCCGTCCTCCCATAGAAAGGGTGCCTGCCGGCAAGTAGCTCGGCCATCATGACGCCGAGAGCCCAAGAGTCGATGCGCTCGTCGTAATTCTTGGACCCTAGGAGGAGCTCTGGCGCGCGGTACCCCCGTGTCCCGATGGGGTTCGAGTAGGGCGGCCCGTCGGCCATGCTGCACGATAGCCCGAGGTCGCAGATCTTGAGGTTGCCACGGCCGTCGACGAGCACGTTCCCCGGCTTAAGGTCACGATGCATGAGACCTAGACGGTTCATCCTCCTCACGCCGGCGAGGAGCTGCCTCATGATAAGGCGGACCTCGGCCTCGGTGTGTCTCCTCCCGAAGCGGACGTGCTTCATGACGTGCCTGAGGGACGGCCCCACGAACTCCATGGCGATGAAGGCCTCGCCGTCGAGGTGGCCCGAGGCGCGCAGCTGCACGATGGACGGCTGGCCGCTGCACTTCTCCAAGGCGCTGACCTCGCCCGCGAAGGCGGAGAGGTAGCGGTCGCCGTTGTCGCGGGCGTACTTGTTTGCGCGGAGGCACTTCATAGCGACGATCTCGCCGGTGCGGCGGTCCCTTGCTCGGTAAACCATGCCGAAGCCTCCTGTACCGATCACGTCGAGCCGCTGGAAGCGGCAAAGCGTGGCAGAGTTTGAGGAGTCGCCACCAGTGGCCGTGGCTCCTTGGTCCCATCCTTCCCATCCATCAACACCGTGGCGCGCTGCCGGTGTGGCGGAGGCGGCGACGTCTACGAGTTCGGAGTTGGACCATCCCATATTTTGCAACTAGACAGCAACTCAACGCCAACTACTTTGATTATCCGAGGCTGGTTAGGCTGCTTTTGTAGCCAGGGGACTGTgaattagtttccgtttttaaaacaaagaaagAAACACGATAGTTCTACTAATGCGCGTTTCTGAATTAGTTTCCGTTTGGGTTTCCGTTTCGTACTCTTATTCAGGTAAGAAACGCAATATATGGTCCCGCTTTAAAAAAAAGCACTCAAGTTCCCGCTTTTACATCCGATGTATTATGTACGTGTTATGCAAAAGGGAGATGTGCTACTCCCATCTTCTGATAATCATACCTTCCGAGATCGAACTCTGACATGGTCTAAAAGCAACTCCAACGACGTCGACCCAAACGTATAACATTTTTGTCTGTTTTTTCTGTTTGGATCGATCGATCGCTCGACATCCGTCCTGATTAACATTTAGGTCGGCAATGCGTCTAACATCCGCGACACATTTTATGTCCGTGCACACATTTAAAAAGGTCCGCGGTCGTAGATCAAACCAGCGTCCATGCCGTCGCCCAAAGTTCATGTCAGTATCATGCCACCTGTCAGCATACAATGCCAGCTTTAGAAAACATCACAAAGTTCATGCCGGCGCACTTGCCAGCAGCCGGCACACATGCCAGCACACAAAAAGTTGCGGGTGTTCGATCACCCCATCACGGCCGTGGTCATGCTAGCACACTTGTCGGCATAAAAAAAAAGGATGACGCCCGGCGTCATAGATCACTCATCGTCGAAATTGAGCATGCCGTCCTGCATCTTTTCGAACCACAGTCTCTTCCTTGGCGACACGGTGTTgagatccaccttcatgatctccaccc harbors:
- the LOC123413363 gene encoding putative cyclin-dependent kinase F-2 gives rise to the protein MGWSNSELVDVAASATPAARHGVDGWEGWDQGATATGGDSSNSATLCRFQRLDVIGTGGFGMVYRARDRRTGEIVAMKCLRANKYARDNGDRYLSAFAGEVSALEKCSGQPSIVQLRASGHLDGEAFIAMEFVGPSLRHVMKHVRFGRRHTEAEVRLIMRQLLAGVRRMNRLGLMHRDLKPGNVLVDGRGNLKICDLGLSCSMADGPPYSNPIGTRGYRAPELLLGSKNYDERIDSWALGVMMAELLAGRHPFYGRTDMDHFSEILDLLGTADIKEWSGYDGRQLPGGWSLESSLWSMFPSPAEARIRGRPPLSEAGFEVLSGLLRCNPEKRLTARSALRLRWFKEANFRTARS